One stretch of Microbacterium terrae DNA includes these proteins:
- a CDS encoding ABC transporter permease yields MTSAMLPPAASGGPVDDTAIDDRELLAAKTRGGGFWRDVFRRLRRNPSAWVGAVITAIFVLVAVFAPWLAPYPAEALPGQQYITPGHIPGPGEIPGFPLGLDRFGGDMLSKLIWGARASLLIGIVSTVLGLVGGMILGLVAATFGGWVDTLVMRFVDILLSVPSLLLAVSIAALMGQTPLAIMIAIGAAQVPIFARLLRASMLQQRSSDYVLSAATLGLGRGRITMTHVLPNAVGPVIVQATLTLATAVIEAAGLSYLGLGGGVPQTAEWGRMLTYAQLELAVNAWIAFLPGICITITALGFTLLGEALREAMDPRTRAR; encoded by the coding sequence ATGACGTCCGCGATGCTCCCCCCGGCCGCGAGTGGCGGCCCCGTCGACGACACCGCGATCGACGACAGAGAGCTGCTCGCCGCCAAGACGCGCGGCGGCGGCTTCTGGCGCGACGTGTTCCGGCGCCTGCGCCGCAACCCCAGCGCCTGGGTCGGCGCCGTCATCACGGCGATCTTCGTGCTCGTCGCGGTGTTCGCCCCGTGGCTGGCACCGTATCCGGCCGAAGCACTGCCGGGTCAGCAGTACATCACCCCCGGGCACATCCCGGGCCCCGGCGAGATCCCCGGGTTCCCGCTCGGCCTCGACCGCTTCGGCGGCGACATGCTCTCGAAGCTCATCTGGGGCGCGCGGGCATCGCTGCTGATCGGCATCGTGTCGACCGTGCTCGGTCTCGTCGGCGGCATGATCCTGGGCCTCGTCGCCGCCACGTTCGGCGGCTGGGTCGACACGCTGGTCATGCGCTTCGTCGACATCCTGCTGTCGGTTCCGTCGCTGCTGCTCGCCGTGTCGATCGCGGCGCTCATGGGGCAGACGCCGCTGGCGATCATGATCGCGATCGGCGCCGCGCAGGTGCCGATCTTCGCGCGCCTCCTCCGCGCATCGATGCTGCAGCAGCGCTCGAGCGACTATGTGCTGTCGGCGGCGACGCTCGGTCTCGGCCGCGGCCGCATCACGATGACGCACGTGCTGCCCAACGCGGTCGGCCCGGTGATCGTGCAGGCGACGCTCACCCTGGCGACCGCCGTCATCGAGGCTGCCGGCCTGTCGTACCTCGGTCTCGGCGGCGGGGTGCCGCAGACCGCGGAGTGGGGCCGGATGCTCACCTATGCGCAGCTCGAGCTCGCGGTCAACGCGTGGATCGCATTCCTCCCCGGCATCTGCATCACCATCACCGCGCTCGGCTTCACGCTCCTCGGCGAGGCGCTGCGCGAGGCGATGGACCCGAGGACCCGAGCCCGCTGA
- a CDS encoding ABC transporter permease: MLRTIGRRLLLLVPTLFGLTLLLFFWVRALPGGPAVALLGERATPERVAEINELYGFNEPLIAQYFTWLGQLLQGNFGVSIQTQRPVTEEFARRFPATLELTIFAIILAVGLGIAIGYWAARRHGRAGDHVAVFGSLLGITIPVFFLAFMLKWLFAVQLGWLPSDGRQDPRMDATHYTNLYVLDGIITGEWDAAWDAFLHLILPGIALATIPLAIITRITRASVLEVQNSDFVRTGMAKGISRGTIRSRFIMRNSLLPVVTTIGLQFGLLLSGAILTESVFAYPGIGSFLYRAIFSRDYPVLQGFILFIAILYALINLIVDVSYSFIDPRVRVQ, translated from the coding sequence GTGCTACGCACCATCGGCCGGCGCCTCCTCCTGCTCGTCCCCACACTCTTCGGGCTGACCCTGCTGCTGTTCTTCTGGGTCCGTGCCCTCCCCGGCGGCCCGGCGGTCGCCCTGCTCGGCGAACGGGCGACGCCCGAGCGCGTCGCCGAGATCAATGAGCTCTACGGCTTCAACGAGCCGCTCATCGCCCAGTACTTCACCTGGCTCGGCCAGCTCCTGCAGGGCAACTTCGGCGTCTCGATCCAGACGCAGCGCCCGGTGACCGAGGAGTTCGCGCGCCGGTTCCCCGCGACCCTCGAACTGACGATCTTCGCGATCATCCTCGCCGTCGGCCTCGGCATCGCGATCGGCTACTGGGCCGCGCGCCGCCACGGCAGGGCCGGCGACCACGTCGCCGTGTTCGGCAGCCTGCTGGGCATCACGATCCCGGTGTTCTTCCTCGCGTTCATGCTCAAGTGGCTGTTCGCGGTGCAGCTGGGTTGGCTGCCGTCCGACGGGCGACAGGATCCGCGAATGGATGCCACCCACTACACGAACCTCTACGTGCTCGACGGCATCATCACGGGGGAGTGGGATGCCGCGTGGGATGCGTTCCTGCACCTCATCCTGCCCGGCATCGCGCTGGCGACCATCCCGCTCGCGATCATCACCCGCATCACCCGGGCATCGGTGCTCGAGGTGCAGAACTCCGACTTCGTGCGCACCGGCATGGCCAAGGGCATCTCGCGCGGCACCATCCGCAGCCGCTTCATCATGCGCAACTCCCTGCTGCCGGTGGTCACCACGATCGGCCTGCAGTTCGGCCTGCTCCTGTCGGGCGCGATCCTCACCGAGTCGGTCTTCGCCTACCCCGGCATCGGGTCGTTCCTCTACCGAGCGATCTTCAGCCGCGACTACCCCGTGCTCCAGGGGTTCATCCTCTTCATCGCCATCCTCTACGCGCTCATCAACCTCATCGTCGACGTGTCGTACAGCTTCATCGACCCGAGAGTGCGGGTGCAGTGA
- a CDS encoding ABC transporter substrate-binding protein, translating into MLHSARRRLITGAAAVAVGTLVLTACASQRDGGGSTEEPGDVDTTFVFGASGDPASLDPAFASDGETFRVARQMFEGLVGTVPGTADPAPLLAKSWEQPDDTTYVFTLEEGVKFHDGTDFNAEAVCFNFDRQNAFTGVAASQSMAYYWGVIMRGFGDESIYGGCTADSDTQATITLKAPFAGFIPALSLPSFSIQSPSALEEFGADEVGGTEEAPVQSEYGQGHPTGTGPFVFDSISPGEQTVLTANPDYWGEQGQVEEVIFKVIGDTTARRQALESGSIDGYDLVAPADLQALEDAGFDLVNREAFNVLYLGINQAAPGLGDVKVRQAIAQAIDKDALITQVLPEGTEAATQFMPPAVIGWNDAVTEYAYDPDAAKALLAEAGYDEANPLEITFNYPVNISRPYMPNPEQIFTNLQSQLEAVGITVNPVTNEWVEYLDLMQGGTEHGIHLLGWTGDYNDPDNFVGTFFGLPTNEWGFDNQELFDALSEARGLATEEEQEAAYLAINEQIMQFLPGVPLAHPVPTLAFDARVTSYPASPVQDEVYNMVELSE; encoded by the coding sequence ATGCTCCACTCTGCGAGAAGGCGCTTGATCACCGGCGCTGCCGCAGTCGCCGTCGGCACACTCGTCCTCACCGCCTGCGCGAGCCAGCGCGACGGCGGAGGCAGCACCGAAGAGCCCGGCGACGTCGACACCACGTTCGTCTTCGGCGCTTCGGGCGACCCCGCGAGCCTCGACCCCGCCTTCGCGAGCGACGGCGAGACGTTCCGCGTGGCCCGTCAGATGTTCGAAGGCCTCGTCGGCACCGTGCCCGGCACGGCCGACCCCGCACCGCTCCTCGCCAAGAGCTGGGAGCAGCCCGACGACACCACCTACGTCTTCACCCTCGAAGAGGGTGTGAAGTTCCACGACGGAACGGACTTCAACGCCGAAGCGGTCTGCTTCAACTTCGACCGCCAGAACGCCTTCACCGGCGTCGCGGCATCGCAGAGCATGGCCTACTACTGGGGCGTCATCATGCGCGGGTTCGGCGACGAGTCGATCTACGGCGGCTGCACGGCCGACAGCGACACCCAGGCGACCATCACGCTGAAGGCGCCGTTCGCCGGCTTCATCCCGGCGCTGTCGCTGCCGTCGTTCTCCATCCAGAGCCCCTCGGCCCTCGAGGAGTTCGGCGCAGACGAGGTCGGCGGCACCGAGGAGGCACCGGTTCAGAGCGAGTACGGTCAGGGCCACCCGACCGGCACCGGGCCGTTCGTGTTCGACTCGATCTCTCCCGGGGAGCAGACCGTGCTCACCGCGAACCCCGACTACTGGGGTGAGCAGGGTCAGGTCGAAGAGGTGATCTTCAAGGTCATCGGCGACACCACCGCCCGCCGCCAGGCTCTCGAGTCGGGCAGCATCGACGGGTACGACCTGGTCGCCCCCGCCGACCTGCAGGCGCTCGAAGACGCCGGGTTCGACCTCGTCAACCGCGAGGCGTTCAACGTGCTGTACCTCGGCATCAACCAGGCGGCGCCGGGTCTCGGCGACGTGAAGGTGCGCCAGGCGATCGCCCAGGCGATCGACAAGGACGCGCTCATCACCCAGGTGCTCCCCGAGGGCACCGAGGCGGCGACGCAGTTCATGCCGCCCGCCGTCATCGGCTGGAACGACGCCGTCACCGAGTACGCGTACGACCCCGACGCGGCCAAGGCCCTCCTCGCCGAGGCCGGCTACGACGAGGCGAACCCGCTCGAGATCACCTTCAACTACCCGGTGAACATCTCGCGCCCGTACATGCCCAACCCCGAGCAGATCTTCACCAACCTGCAGAGCCAGCTCGAGGCCGTCGGCATCACCGTCAACCCGGTGACGAACGAATGGGTCGAGTACCTCGACCTCATGCAGGGCGGCACCGAGCACGGCATCCACCTGCTCGGCTGGACGGGCGACTACAACGACCCCGACAACTTCGTCGGCACGTTCTTCGGACTGCCCACGAACGAGTGGGGCTTCGACAACCAGGAGCTCTTCGACGCGCTGAGCGAGGCGCGCGGTCTCGCGACCGAAGAGGAGCAGGAAGCCGCGTACCTCGCGATCAACGAGCAGATCATGCAGTTCCTGCCCGGTGTGCCCCTCGCACACCCGGTGCCGACGCTGGCCTTCGACGCCCGAGTGACGTCGTACCCGGCGAGCCCGGTGCAGGACGAGGTCTACAACATGGTCGAGCTCAGCGAGTGA
- a CDS encoding spermidine synthase translates to MARTRDEASVPEVRLSDGTIARVVPSPYGGGWELDVDGTPQSHVDLDDPTHLHFEYIARMGAVIDRMRMPGQPLTAIHLGAGALTLPRYIEATRPGSRQQVIELEQTLWDLVRENLPLPRGASLRVRIGDARAGLGRLPAGLHGAADLVVSDVYSGAQTPAHLTTVEFYTEASRFLAPDGVLLVNVADGAGLAFARRQVATVRAVLEHVIVLAEVQTLKGRRFGNLVIAASRAPLPTEWLPRLMAAGPHPAKVAEGREVDEFARGARVSTDADSTASPKPTASLFTR, encoded by the coding sequence ATGGCGCGCACCCGGGACGAGGCATCCGTCCCCGAAGTCAGGCTCTCGGACGGCACGATCGCACGCGTCGTGCCCTCGCCGTATGGCGGCGGGTGGGAGCTCGACGTCGACGGCACGCCCCAATCGCACGTCGATCTCGACGATCCGACGCACCTGCACTTCGAGTACATCGCGCGCATGGGAGCGGTGATCGACCGGATGCGGATGCCCGGGCAGCCGCTGACCGCGATCCATCTCGGCGCCGGTGCGCTGACCCTCCCCCGCTACATCGAGGCGACCCGTCCGGGCTCGCGCCAGCAGGTCATCGAACTCGAGCAGACGCTGTGGGACCTGGTGCGCGAGAACCTCCCGCTGCCGCGCGGCGCGTCGCTGCGGGTGCGCATCGGCGATGCACGCGCGGGCCTGGGGCGTCTGCCCGCCGGGCTCCACGGCGCAGCCGATCTCGTCGTGTCGGACGTGTACTCGGGAGCGCAGACCCCGGCGCACCTCACCACCGTTGAGTTCTACACCGAGGCATCCCGCTTCCTCGCGCCCGACGGCGTGCTGCTGGTCAACGTCGCCGACGGCGCAGGGCTCGCCTTCGCGCGCCGGCAGGTGGCGACGGTGCGCGCGGTGCTCGAGCACGTGATCGTGCTCGCCGAGGTGCAGACCCTCAAGGGGCGCCGGTTCGGCAACCTCGTGATCGCCGCGTCCCGCGCCCCGCTTCCGACCGAGTGGCTGCCGCGGCTGATGGCGGCGGGGCCCCATCCGGCGAAGGTCGCCGAGGGGCGCGAGGTCGACGAGTTCGCGCGCGGCGCGCGCGTGTCGACGGATGCCGATTCCACGGCCTCGCCGAAGCCGACGGCGTCGCTGTTCACCCGCTGA
- a CDS encoding tetratricopeptide repeat protein, which yields MSFIQGFDPDTLREEVDPSACSERLAEIGEQRSLPALLERVWLLKVLGRPEDSLVLSEESVRVARMAGTRKDLLRARILHASVMQARGAFAAAEHEMTTCAEEAEGQGWAAIAAFAYQHRGKVHFDTEDYEAARKDFKRALFLRQESGATDDQLESTLLAIDAADRRRAAASVAS from the coding sequence ATGAGCTTCATCCAGGGATTCGACCCCGACACCCTCCGCGAAGAGGTCGACCCGAGCGCATGCAGCGAGCGCCTCGCCGAGATCGGCGAGCAGCGCAGCCTTCCGGCCCTGCTCGAACGGGTCTGGCTGCTGAAGGTGCTCGGCCGCCCCGAGGACTCCCTCGTGCTGTCGGAGGAGTCGGTACGCGTCGCGCGCATGGCGGGCACCCGCAAAGACCTGCTGCGCGCACGCATCCTGCACGCCTCGGTGATGCAGGCGCGCGGCGCGTTCGCCGCCGCTGAGCACGAGATGACCACCTGCGCCGAGGAAGCCGAGGGACAGGGATGGGCGGCGATCGCCGCCTTCGCCTACCAGCACCGCGGCAAGGTCCATTTCGACACCGAGGACTACGAGGCGGCGCGCAAGGACTTCAAGCGCGCGCTGTTCCTGCGGCAGGAGTCGGGCGCCACCGACGACCAGCTCGAATCGACGCTCCTCGCGATCGACGCCGCCGATCGGCGTCGGGCTGCCGCATCGGTGGCGAGCTGA
- a CDS encoding SprT-like domain-containing protein: MSDLADVRRWADALIALHLDASWSFGFDNAKRRAGLCDYTRKRISVSRYLSARYDDDTNHQTLLHEVAHALAGPSAGHGPQWRAVARDLGYVGGTTHHGETATELAPWIGVCPAGHVAHRHRRPGRPMSCAKCAPTYDATHSFTWTRREITPAARLAALTPR, translated from the coding sequence ATGTCAGACCTCGCCGATGTCCGCCGCTGGGCGGACGCGCTCATCGCCCTCCACCTCGACGCGTCGTGGTCGTTCGGCTTCGACAACGCCAAGCGGCGAGCCGGGCTCTGCGACTACACGCGCAAGCGCATCAGCGTCTCGCGCTATCTTTCGGCACGCTACGACGACGACACGAACCACCAGACCCTGCTGCACGAGGTGGCCCATGCCCTGGCCGGCCCGTCGGCCGGTCACGGACCGCAGTGGCGCGCGGTGGCGCGGGATCTCGGGTACGTCGGCGGCACCACCCATCACGGCGAGACGGCGACCGAGCTCGCTCCCTGGATCGGGGTCTGCCCGGCCGGGCACGTCGCCCACCGTCACCGCCGACCGGGGCGCCCGATGTCATGTGCGAAGTGCGCTCCCACCTACGACGCGACGCACAGCTTCACGTGGACGCGGCGCGAGATCACGCCCGCCGCACGACTGGCGGCGCTGACGCCGCGCTGA
- a CDS encoding 2-phosphosulfolactate phosphatase, which yields MPESPFAQTSYQVRHEWGVDALATLAPAHVVVVVDVLRFSSTVIQSLEGGDAVALDASADAVSLNGAAVARAAADTGATVLLGGLRNASAVAEAVMAVQRMRGARTSIAVIAAGELSSRDGDGRLRFAVEDQFGAGAVIDALGRLGIDHTSPEAAAAGESFRALRGAVRHLLTASGSGRELIDRGQRDEVLAAAAVDAASVVPVLRDGVFVAF from the coding sequence ATGCCCGAGAGTCCGTTCGCCCAGACCTCGTACCAGGTGCGACACGAGTGGGGCGTCGACGCTCTCGCGACGCTCGCGCCCGCCCACGTCGTCGTTGTCGTCGACGTGCTGCGCTTCTCGTCGACGGTCATCCAGAGCCTCGAGGGTGGCGACGCCGTCGCGCTCGACGCGTCAGCCGATGCCGTCTCTCTCAACGGAGCCGCGGTCGCGCGGGCGGCAGCGGACACCGGCGCGACCGTGCTGCTCGGGGGCCTGCGCAACGCCTCGGCGGTGGCCGAGGCGGTGATGGCTGTGCAGCGCATGCGCGGAGCGCGCACGAGCATCGCGGTGATCGCCGCGGGGGAGCTGTCGTCGCGCGACGGCGATGGCCGCCTGCGCTTCGCGGTCGAGGACCAGTTCGGGGCCGGTGCCGTCATCGACGCGCTCGGTCGGCTCGGCATCGACCACACCTCACCCGAGGCCGCCGCGGCCGGAGAGTCGTTCCGGGCGCTCCGCGGCGCTGTGCGTCACCTGCTCACCGCGAGCGGGTCGGGGCGCGAGTTGATCGACCGCGGGCAGCGCGACGAGGTGCTCGCGGCCGCAGCGGTGGATGCGGCATCCGTCGTTCCCGTCCTGCGTGACGGGGTCTTCGTCGCCTTCTGA